From Candidatus Dadabacteria bacterium, one genomic window encodes:
- a CDS encoding pyridoxal phosphate-dependent aminotransferase has translation MISDLVKNIEPFYVMDILERAKRLEDEGRDVIHFEVGEPDFNTPDEICSAAAKWIEKGYTKYTSSLGIDELRQSVAEDYSRTYGIEVGYKRVIITIGSSPALLLAMLTVLNPGDEILITDPHYACYPQIISVARGVAKKIPVYERDGYQVDPAEIRKNIGKKTKAILVNSPANPTGAVMDREVLRELSEMGLFVISDEIYHGLVYGACVNSILEFTENAIAINGFAKFYSMTGWRLGYMIVPEDLVRYVQKLQQNLFISAGSFVQKAGVAAIEEVKRGGRSEAMVTEFDRRRKEMIKGLSSVGFDISVEPKGAFYVFVNSSRWSRDSWSLAFDILENCHVGVTPGIDFSDRGRDYLRFSYTTSVDSIREGIRRLGEFLG, from the coding sequence ATGATTTCAGATTTGGTTAAAAACATAGAACCTTTCTACGTAATGGACATCCTCGAGAGGGCAAAGCGCCTTGAGGATGAAGGTCGAGACGTGATACATTTCGAGGTTGGAGAACCTGATTTCAATACTCCCGATGAAATATGTTCGGCCGCCGCGAAATGGATAGAAAAAGGTTACACGAAGTACACAAGCAGTCTTGGGATTGATGAGCTCCGCCAGAGCGTTGCGGAGGATTACAGCCGTACTTATGGAATAGAAGTGGGGTATAAAAGGGTAATAATAACTATAGGCAGCTCCCCGGCGCTCTTGCTGGCAATGCTGACCGTTCTTAACCCCGGGGATGAAATATTGATAACGGATCCGCATTACGCGTGTTATCCGCAGATAATAAGCGTTGCGAGAGGAGTCGCAAAGAAAATACCTGTTTACGAAAGGGACGGTTATCAGGTTGACCCTGCGGAAATCAGAAAGAATATCGGCAAAAAGACAAAGGCTATCCTGGTAAATTCTCCCGCGAATCCCACCGGGGCGGTTATGGACAGAGAAGTTCTCCGGGAACTGTCCGAGATGGGTCTTTTTGTGATTTCAGATGAAATCTACCACGGTCTTGTCTATGGCGCGTGCGTTAACTCCATTCTGGAATTCACTGAAAACGCCATAGCGATAAACGGCTTCGCCAAATTCTACTCCATGACAGGCTGGCGCCTCGGTTACATGATAGTTCCGGAAGACCTTGTAAGGTACGTGCAGAAGCTTCAGCAGAATCTCTTTATTTCCGCCGGATCTTTTGTTCAGAAAGCAGGAGTTGCCGCTATTGAGGAAGTGAAGAGGGGTGGGCGAAGCGAGGCTATGGTGACTGAGTTTGACAGAAGAAGGAAGGAGATGATAAAAGGGCTTTCCTCGGTTGGATTTGATATTTCGGTTGAGCCCAAGGGGGCGTTCTACGTTTTCGTGAATTCCTCTCGATGGAGCCGAGACTCCTGGAGCCTCGCATTTGATATTCTTGAGAACTGCCACGTGGGCGTAACTCCCGGAATAGATTTCAGCGACAGGGGAAGGGATTATCTCAGGTTTTCCTATACGACGTCGGTTGACTCCATACGGGAGGGAATAAGAAGGCTGGGTGAATTTTTGGGTTAG
- a CDS encoding MBL fold metallo-hydrolase: MDVISEDGFSIHGFKVGESDSNYNYLVACEETGQCVVIDPLDPITLLEIIRKRDYRVKYVLNTHAHPDHIYGNNPIIKVFLSSKILIHPTALDYVAPRSEGIEEGDEIDFGKQRLQVIHTPGHCPEHVSFVVGNNIFLGDTVFVSGCGNVKFRGKVEDLYETFAFKLSGLPDSLKMFCGHDYAETNLRFALELAPENKDAKKKLKEVPEDKFPRSTLGEERTYNPFMRTNDPHILDSLRKKDPSLEDDPMAVFIKLRELRNIW, translated from the coding sequence ATGGACGTAATTAGCGAGGATGGATTCTCAATACATGGCTTCAAAGTCGGTGAGAGCGACAGCAACTACAATTACCTGGTGGCGTGCGAGGAAACCGGGCAATGCGTGGTAATAGACCCTCTTGATCCGATCACTCTTCTTGAAATCATAAGAAAGAGGGATTACAGGGTTAAATACGTCCTGAACACCCACGCGCACCCAGACCACATTTACGGAAACAACCCCATAATAAAGGTTTTTCTCTCTTCGAAGATACTTATTCATCCGACGGCCCTTGACTATGTTGCCCCAAGAAGCGAAGGCATAGAGGAAGGAGACGAGATAGACTTCGGAAAGCAGCGACTCCAGGTGATTCATACCCCGGGACACTGCCCGGAACATGTCTCCTTTGTAGTCGGGAACAATATTTTTCTGGGCGATACGGTATTTGTTTCAGGGTGTGGAAACGTAAAGTTCAGGGGGAAAGTCGAAGATCTATACGAAACCTTTGCCTTTAAGCTCTCCGGTCTTCCCGACAGCCTCAAGATGTTCTGTGGTCATGACTACGCGGAGACTAACCTCAGGTTCGCCCTTGAACTTGCACCGGAGAACAAAGACGCAAAGAAAAAGCTCAAGGAAGTCCCCGAGGACAAGTTCCCCCGTTCAACTCTGGGGGAGGAGAGAACTTATAATCCCTTTATGAGAACGAATGATCCGCACATTCTGGACTCGCTCAGGAAAAAGGACCCGTCTTTGGAAGATGATCCGATGGCGGTTTTTATAAAGTTAAGAGAACTCAGAAACATATGGTAG
- a CDS encoding alpha/beta hydrolase yields the protein MKYVEQELISVPVGKGKVNALYYRALNNDSEKRKTIIIHVHGFLGNFLDGSQRFLPPILAKAGYSSIAINTRLANFGLFFGFGIVDDTISQIDGVVRYLGEIGYEKIIVSGYSLGGGVILRYLSVKSGQQDSDESELLKGVIALATPYSIPDSIRRRWNKWESQPSYDEVYEEAKMILGDNPHDSKQDRTILIFRARGNSYRPEHTEIYTYKTWWFLAGPEAGAVKSHEQIKNIKLPILLMQGWNDEFVKPDETHNLAQIAIDNGNDDVSAYYLNTGHTLDGKEEEMGDIIIRWLDRRFI from the coding sequence ATGAAATATGTAGAGCAGGAACTGATTTCCGTACCGGTCGGGAAAGGAAAGGTTAACGCCCTCTACTACAGAGCGCTTAATAACGACTCCGAAAAAAGAAAGACTATAATTATCCATGTTCATGGGTTTTTGGGGAACTTTCTTGACGGAAGCCAGAGATTCTTACCGCCGATCCTCGCCAAGGCAGGCTATTCGTCTATTGCAATAAATACCAGACTGGCCAATTTCGGGCTTTTCTTCGGCTTTGGAATAGTGGACGACACTATTTCGCAGATAGACGGCGTAGTGAGATATTTGGGAGAAATCGGTTACGAGAAAATCATTGTTTCCGGTTACAGCCTGGGTGGAGGAGTGATTCTCAGGTATCTCTCCGTAAAAAGCGGCCAACAGGATTCCGACGAGTCGGAGCTGCTAAAGGGTGTGATTGCCCTCGCTACTCCTTATTCTATCCCGGACTCGATAAGAAGGAGATGGAATAAGTGGGAAAGCCAGCCTTCCTACGATGAGGTATACGAGGAAGCGAAGATGATACTTGGCGATAATCCCCATGATTCAAAGCAGGATAGAACGATTCTTATTTTCAGGGCCAGAGGAAATTCCTACCGGCCGGAGCACACCGAAATATATACTTACAAGACGTGGTGGTTTCTCGCCGGTCCGGAGGCGGGGGCCGTAAAAAGCCACGAGCAGATAAAGAACATAAAACTGCCGATTCTTCTCATGCAGGGATGGAACGATGAATTCGTAAAACCCGATGAGACCCATAATCTTGCACAAATAGCCATAGATAACGGAAATGACGATGTTTCCGCATATTATCTCAATACCGGCCATACTCTCGACGGAAAGGAAGAGGAAATGGGCGATATTATAATAAGATGGCTTGACAGAAGATTCATCTGA
- the def gene encoding peptide deformylase: MPLLDILVYPAPELKRKSLPVEELGEDLERLLDDMTETLHDADGVGLAAPQVGRNIRALVVDVPLPESEEREFYELINPEIVSSQGFQVGEEGCLSVPGFFADVRRKNRVRVSALNRKGKRFTIDADGMLSRVLQHEIDHLNGILFFDRLRRLKRELLVKQINQRFASTQD; the protein is encoded by the coding sequence ATGCCTTTGCTTGATATCCTTGTTTATCCCGCCCCTGAGTTAAAGAGAAAATCCCTGCCCGTGGAGGAGCTAGGTGAGGACCTTGAACGTCTTTTGGATGATATGACGGAGACGCTCCACGATGCAGATGGCGTCGGACTTGCGGCTCCACAGGTCGGTAGGAATATCCGGGCCCTGGTAGTTGATGTACCTTTACCTGAGAGTGAAGAAAGGGAGTTCTACGAGCTTATAAATCCCGAGATTGTTTCCTCTCAAGGATTCCAAGTGGGAGAGGAAGGTTGTCTCAGTGTACCTGGATTTTTTGCGGACGTAAGAAGAAAAAACCGCGTTCGTGTATCTGCCCTCAATAGAAAAGGAAAGCGTTTCACGATTGATGCGGACGGAATGTTGTCAAGGGTACTTCAGCATGAAATTGACCATCTTAATGGTATATTGTTTTTTGACAGGCTAAGACGACTTAAAAGAGAACTTCTTGTAAAACAGATCAACCAGCGGTTCGCCTCCACACAGGATTAA
- the secG gene encoding preprotein translocase subunit SecG — protein MEFLIPSVKIIHIVVSILLVLIILLQPSKSADIGSMFGGGSSESLFGSSGAMPFLVKMTRLFGLIFVITSLFLGYTSVKSISGSVVEKSPIEMFEETSPPVEEPLEPSQEGE, from the coding sequence TTGGAGTTCTTAATACCGTCGGTGAAAATTATTCATATTGTTGTCAGCATCCTTCTTGTACTGATCATACTGCTTCAGCCGAGCAAGTCCGCGGACATAGGTTCAATGTTTGGAGGCGGAAGTTCGGAGTCGCTCTTTGGTTCGAGCGGTGCAATGCCTTTTCTTGTGAAGATGACCAGGCTCTTTGGGCTCATATTCGTAATTACCTCGCTTTTTCTCGGTTACACTTCCGTAAAATCAATATCGGGTTCGGTGGTGGAGAAATCGCCGATTGAAATGTTTGAAGAAACCTCTCCGCCTGTTGAAGAACCTTTGGAACCTTCTCAGGAAGGAGAATGA
- the nth gene encoding endonuclease III, translating to MNTQDVKKKARKILQFLKKTYPDAKCHLAFKNASELLVGSILSAQCTDKRVNMITPGLFKKYPDLGAFSCASEEELQNDVRSTGFYRNKAKAIINCSREIIEKHEGEVPCEMEKLVKLPGVGRKTANVVIGNYFRKPGIIVDTHIMRLSRRLGLTSNSDPVKIEFDLRKCIPEKDWTFFSNSLGDHGRNVCKARKPVCSKCGISHVCLYFEELYAS from the coding sequence ATGAATACCCAAGATGTAAAAAAGAAAGCACGGAAGATTCTTCAGTTTCTGAAGAAAACCTATCCGGACGCAAAATGTCATCTAGCTTTTAAGAACGCATCGGAGCTTCTGGTCGGATCTATTCTCTCCGCCCAGTGTACGGATAAACGAGTAAATATGATAACCCCGGGACTTTTCAAGAAGTACCCGGACCTAGGGGCATTTTCCTGTGCATCAGAGGAAGAACTCCAAAACGATGTGAGATCAACGGGTTTTTACAGAAATAAGGCAAAAGCGATAATAAACTGTTCCAGGGAGATAATAGAAAAACACGAGGGGGAAGTCCCTTGTGAGATGGAAAAGCTAGTCAAACTTCCGGGAGTCGGAAGGAAGACGGCAAATGTTGTAATCGGCAATTATTTCAGAAAACCCGGAATAATAGTTGACACCCATATAATGAGGTTAAGCCGCCGACTTGGTCTTACCTCGAATTCCGATCCCGTTAAGATTGAATTTGATCTTAGAAAGTGCATTCCGGAAAAAGACTGGACATTTTTTTCAAATTCCCTGGGCGATCACGGGAGAAATGTCTGCAAGGCTAGAAAGCCCGTATGTTCGAAGTGCGGAATATCCCATGTATGCCTGTATTTCGAGGAGCTTTACGCATCGTGA
- the metH gene encoding methionine synthase — protein sequence MNTEYKDIKISAQLEALSKKKIVFLDGAMGTMIQRHDLEEEDFRGDLFSDHPVDLKGNNDLLSLTRPDVIYEIHREYFEAGCDIVETNTFSSTSIAQADYGLENWVRALNVESAKLAKKAASDFMEKNPGRACFVAGALGPTNKTASMSPDVNDPSYRAVSFEELVEAYREQTEALVEGGVDILLPETTFDTLNLKAAIYAIESFFDSRGGERIPVMISVTITDRSGRTLSGQTVEAFWNSVRHAKPFSVGINCALGAEDMRPYIEELSRIADCRISCYPNAGLPNPLSETGYDETPEITSTLLLDFAESGFVNIVGGCCGTTPEHIGMVVEKLRDVPPREIPVREDATRLSGLEPLAITSDAEGPFIMVGERTNVTGSPKFARLVKEEDYEGAVSVALQQVENGANIIDVNFDEGLLDSEACMKRFLNLIASEPEVTKVPVMIDSSKWSVIEEGLKCIQGKCIVNSISLKEGEEVFCEQAKAAMRYGASVVVMAFDEKGQATSKEDKVKICKRAYRILTEKIGMDPCDIIFDPNILTVGTGIEEHNSYAVNFIEAVREIKKSCPEALTSGGVSNISFSFRGNNVVREAMHSAFLYHAVKAGLDMGIVNAGMLAVYDDIEPELLEKVEDVLLNRRPDATERLVEYAKHFEGVKSGSAERDTKQWRELGVEKRLEHSLVNGIADFIEDDTEEARVKYGAPLEVIEGPLMDGMKVVGDLFGDGKMFLPQVVKSARVMKRAVAHLQPFMEEEKKGSGGGKGKFVIATVKGDVHDIGKNIVSVVLGCNNYEVIDLGVMVPCEKILNVAKEHRADFIGLSGLITPSLDEMVYNAKEMEREGFSIPLLIGGATTSRAHTAIKIAPGYSGIVDHVADASLVVGACNEMLDPEKAQLYMEKLKKSNLEQKRRFEKARGQTEYASIEEAREKAFPTDWDNIAIECPGRLGVFVFDSISLEEVAGYIDWSPFFWAWELKGVFPKILEHPERGDQAKKLYRDGQTLLKRIILEKVFTPRAVVGIFRANSVGDDVEVYGEERQALATFHFLRQQEMRSKEGRYYCLSDFIAPKVSGRKDYMGGFVVTAGEGVEQFSEDFKRKGDDYNSIMTSALGDRIAEALAEMIHKKVRDLWGYGKDEKLSSEDLINEKYRGIRPAPGYPSCPDHTEKKILWDLLEAEKHTGVSLTESFAMTPPSSVSGFYMAHPESRYFFLGKILEDQILDYAERKRIALEEAEKWLRPNLGY from the coding sequence ATGAATACGGAATATAAGGACATAAAAATCTCCGCGCAGCTCGAGGCTCTTTCGAAAAAGAAGATAGTTTTCCTCGACGGCGCCATGGGCACGATGATCCAAAGGCACGACCTCGAAGAAGAGGACTTCAGGGGAGATCTGTTCTCTGATCATCCTGTGGATCTAAAGGGCAATAACGATCTGCTTTCCCTCACGAGACCCGACGTTATATATGAAATCCACAGAGAATACTTTGAGGCTGGCTGCGACATAGTTGAGACCAACACTTTTAGCTCAACCTCAATAGCTCAGGCCGATTATGGCCTTGAGAACTGGGTGAGAGCCCTTAATGTCGAGTCGGCGAAACTCGCAAAGAAAGCAGCTTCTGATTTTATGGAGAAAAATCCCGGGAGGGCTTGCTTTGTTGCCGGAGCGCTGGGTCCGACCAATAAGACAGCGTCAATGTCCCCTGACGTAAACGATCCGTCGTACAGGGCGGTTTCTTTTGAAGAACTGGTTGAGGCTTACCGCGAGCAAACTGAAGCTCTTGTCGAGGGAGGGGTGGATATACTTCTGCCTGAGACCACTTTTGACACCCTTAACTTAAAAGCGGCCATATACGCCATTGAGAGCTTTTTCGATTCGCGTGGAGGGGAAAGGATTCCGGTCATGATCTCCGTTACCATAACGGATCGATCCGGACGCACTCTTTCGGGACAGACTGTGGAGGCTTTTTGGAACTCCGTTCGCCACGCAAAACCTTTCAGCGTTGGTATAAACTGCGCGCTTGGGGCTGAGGACATGCGTCCTTACATAGAGGAGCTCTCTCGAATAGCCGACTGCCGCATAAGCTGCTACCCGAACGCCGGACTTCCCAACCCGTTGAGCGAGACGGGATACGACGAAACGCCGGAGATCACTTCCACTCTTCTTCTGGATTTCGCGGAAAGCGGTTTTGTCAACATAGTGGGCGGATGCTGCGGCACCACTCCGGAGCATATAGGAATGGTGGTTGAAAAACTAAGGGATGTTCCGCCGAGAGAAATCCCAGTTCGCGAAGACGCAACCAGGCTAAGCGGCCTTGAACCCCTTGCCATAACCTCTGATGCCGAGGGACCTTTCATAATGGTTGGGGAGAGGACCAATGTTACGGGTTCTCCAAAGTTCGCAAGACTCGTAAAGGAAGAAGACTATGAAGGAGCTGTTTCGGTAGCTCTTCAACAGGTGGAGAACGGGGCGAACATAATAGACGTTAATTTCGATGAGGGGCTTCTTGACTCTGAAGCCTGCATGAAGCGTTTCCTCAACCTTATCGCTTCGGAACCCGAGGTGACCAAGGTTCCAGTGATGATAGACAGCTCCAAGTGGTCCGTTATTGAGGAGGGACTTAAATGTATTCAGGGCAAGTGCATTGTAAATTCCATAAGTCTTAAGGAAGGCGAGGAAGTGTTCTGTGAGCAGGCAAAAGCGGCAATGCGCTACGGCGCTTCAGTCGTGGTAATGGCTTTTGATGAAAAAGGCCAGGCGACCTCGAAAGAGGACAAGGTCAAAATCTGCAAAAGGGCCTACCGCATATTAACTGAGAAAATAGGCATGGACCCCTGCGACATAATCTTTGACCCGAACATACTTACTGTCGGAACCGGGATCGAAGAACACAACTCCTACGCCGTGAATTTCATCGAGGCCGTTAGGGAGATAAAGAAATCCTGTCCCGAAGCACTCACAAGCGGTGGAGTAAGCAACATATCCTTCTCCTTCAGGGGAAACAACGTAGTGCGTGAAGCCATGCACAGCGCGTTTCTTTACCACGCCGTAAAAGCCGGGCTTGACATGGGAATAGTAAACGCTGGAATGCTAGCCGTTTACGACGACATAGAACCTGAACTTCTCGAAAAAGTGGAAGACGTGCTTCTTAACCGTCGCCCTGACGCCACGGAGCGGCTTGTTGAATACGCGAAACATTTTGAAGGGGTAAAGTCCGGGAGCGCGGAGAGGGATACCAAGCAATGGAGAGAGCTTGGGGTTGAAAAACGTCTTGAGCACTCCCTTGTAAACGGCATAGCGGACTTCATCGAGGATGACACGGAAGAAGCAAGGGTTAAGTACGGGGCCCCGCTTGAGGTTATCGAGGGGCCTCTTATGGATGGCATGAAAGTGGTCGGAGATCTTTTCGGCGACGGCAAAATGTTCCTTCCCCAAGTGGTGAAAAGCGCCAGAGTCATGAAAAGAGCCGTTGCGCACCTTCAGCCTTTTATGGAAGAGGAAAAAAAAGGAAGCGGGGGAGGCAAGGGGAAATTCGTTATAGCGACGGTAAAGGGAGACGTCCACGATATAGGAAAAAACATAGTGTCTGTGGTTCTTGGCTGTAACAACTACGAAGTGATAGACCTCGGGGTAATGGTTCCCTGCGAGAAAATACTCAACGTTGCAAAAGAGCATCGCGCGGATTTCATAGGATTAAGCGGACTGATTACACCTTCTCTTGACGAAATGGTGTATAACGCGAAAGAGATGGAACGGGAAGGGTTTTCCATCCCCCTTCTTATTGGCGGGGCGACCACAAGCAGGGCTCATACTGCGATAAAAATAGCTCCGGGATACAGCGGCATAGTTGATCACGTAGCTGATGCTTCGCTCGTGGTAGGTGCCTGCAACGAGATGCTGGACCCGGAAAAAGCCCAGCTTTACATGGAGAAACTGAAAAAAAGCAACTTGGAGCAGAAGAGGCGCTTTGAAAAAGCCCGCGGCCAGACGGAATATGCTTCCATAGAAGAGGCCAGGGAAAAGGCGTTTCCGACCGACTGGGATAATATTGCGATAGAGTGCCCCGGGCGGCTTGGAGTTTTTGTCTTCGACAGCATCTCTCTTGAAGAAGTCGCCGGTTACATCGACTGGTCTCCTTTTTTCTGGGCATGGGAACTTAAAGGAGTTTTTCCGAAAATACTTGAGCACCCCGAAAGAGGAGATCAGGCAAAAAAACTTTACCGGGACGGTCAAACACTCCTTAAACGGATAATCTTGGAAAAGGTCTTCACCCCCCGCGCTGTTGTCGGAATCTTCCGCGCAAACAGTGTCGGAGACGATGTTGAAGTCTATGGAGAAGAAAGACAGGCTCTGGCAACGTTTCATTTTCTAAGACAGCAGGAGATGCGTTCTAAAGAGGGTCGCTATTACTGTCTTTCAGATTTTATAGCGCCAAAAGTCTCGGGAAGAAAAGATTATATGGGGGGATTTGTGGTGACTGCAGGGGAGGGGGTTGAGCAGTTCTCCGAGGATTTCAAGCGAAAAGGGGATGATTACAATTCGATTATGACAAGCGCACTCGGAGACAGGATAGCTGAAGCTCTTGCCGAGATGATTCATAAAAAAGTAAGGGATCTCTGGGGTTACGGAAAAGATGAAAAGCTCAGTTCCGAAGACCTGATAAACGAAAAATACAGAGGCATAAGACCTGCTCCCGGCTACCCTTCATGTCCGGACCACACGGAAAAAAAGATTCTCTGGGATCTTCTCGAGGCGGAGAAACACACGGGTGTATCGCTTACTGAGAGCTTCGCCATGACTCCGCCAAGTTCGGTTTCAGGGTTCTACATGGCTCATCCCGAATCAAGATATTTCTTTCTTGGCAAAATACTCGAAGACCAGATCCTGGATTACGCGGAAAGAAAGAGAATCGCTCTTGAAGAGGCGGAGAAATGGCTCCGGCCGAATCTCGGGTACTGA
- a CDS encoding triose-phosphate isomerase yields MDKKLVVGNWKMNLLREEALELSGAIVSLLGEDYDACQVVLVPPYTVLDVVGRRISGSNIDLGAQNVFGRISGAFTGEISAPMLLDAGCNWVIIGHSERRHILGETDEQIREKLLLSISCGLKIILCVGETEVQREEAIRGSEDISSRKELLFSPTKTQIENALHDLDEERISDIVIAYEPVWAIGTGKNATSSEIAEVHGYIRELLTEMFPDLGGSVKILYGGSVKTGNIEEIMSVDEVDGVLVGGASLSADSFFRIIKSVGG; encoded by the coding sequence ATGGATAAAAAGCTTGTCGTTGGAAACTGGAAAATGAATTTGCTTCGGGAGGAAGCACTGGAGTTATCCGGTGCAATAGTCAGCCTGCTTGGAGAAGACTACGACGCATGTCAGGTAGTGCTTGTGCCTCCCTATACGGTTCTCGACGTGGTAGGGAGACGCATCTCGGGTTCAAACATAGATCTTGGGGCTCAAAACGTTTTCGGCAGGATAAGCGGGGCGTTCACTGGTGAGATTTCCGCGCCGATGCTTTTAGACGCCGGATGCAATTGGGTTATTATTGGCCATTCGGAGAGAAGGCACATCCTCGGGGAAACTGATGAACAAATCCGTGAAAAACTTCTGCTATCAATCTCCTGCGGGTTGAAAATAATTCTCTGCGTGGGAGAAACCGAAGTCCAGAGGGAAGAAGCAATCCGTGGAAGTGAAGACATTTCGTCGAGAAAAGAACTGCTTTTCTCGCCGACAAAGACCCAGATAGAAAATGCGCTGCATGATCTGGACGAGGAACGGATTTCAGATATCGTCATAGCATACGAGCCGGTTTGGGCCATAGGAACGGGGAAAAATGCCACTTCTTCGGAAATAGCTGAGGTTCACGGATATATACGGGAGCTTTTAACCGAGATGTTCCCCGATTTAGGCGGTAGTGTGAAAATTTTATATGGCGGAAGCGTCAAAACGGGTAATATAGAAGAGATAATGTCTGTTGATGAAGTTGACGGGGTTCTGGTTGGAGGAGCAAGTCTTTCAGCTGACTCTTTTTTTAGAATAATAAAGTCCGTGGGGGGTTAG
- a CDS encoding integration host factor subunit beta yields the protein MKKSDIEKELSRKFDLNSVESRKVLDAIINAMTEMLRDGERIEIRHFGSFFTKNYEPYEGRNPRTGEKIDIGEKTLPLFRVSSWLAPKLTEKSSDE from the coding sequence ATGAAAAAATCGGACATTGAAAAGGAGCTTTCGCGGAAATTTGACCTTAATTCCGTAGAATCTAGAAAGGTTCTGGACGCCATAATTAACGCCATGACCGAGATGCTTCGGGATGGGGAAAGAATAGAGATAAGACATTTCGGAAGTTTCTTTACAAAAAATTACGAGCCTTATGAAGGAAGAAATCCCAGAACAGGCGAAAAAATAGACATCGGCGAAAAAACCCTTCCACTGTTTAGGGTAAGTAGCTGGCTTGCCCCGAAACTTACGGAAAAAAGCAGTGATGAATGA
- a CDS encoding ferredoxin family protein, with translation MAYIIAEPCIGVKDKACVEACPVDCIYEGDDQLIIHPDECIDCGACVDPCPVDAIFHEDELPEKWQKFIDINKDFFEGKEGLEPARND, from the coding sequence ATGGCATACATAATTGCCGAACCATGTATCGGAGTGAAGGACAAGGCTTGTGTTGAAGCGTGCCCGGTCGATTGCATATATGAGGGAGATGATCAGCTGATCATACATCCTGATGAATGTATAGATTGCGGAGCGTGCGTAGACCCCTGTCCGGTGGATGCCATATTTCACGAAGATGAATTGCCCGAGAAATGGCAGAAGTTCATTGACATAAACAAAGACTTTTTCGAGGGCAAAGAGGGTCTTGAACCGGCCAGAAATGACTAA